From the Trachemys scripta elegans isolate TJP31775 unplaced genomic scaffold, CAS_Tse_1.0 scaffold_100, whole genome shotgun sequence genome, the window AGGGGCGCTAGGCCGGGGCTCGGAGCGGAGGCTCGGGGCGCCATGGGGAACAGTAAAAGCGGGGCGCTGTCCAAGGAGATTCTGGAGGACCTGAAGCTCAACACCAAGTACTCGGAGGACGAGCTGTGCAAGTGGTACGAAAGCTTCCAGAAGCAGTGCCCGGACGGGCGCATTAGCCGGGCCGAGTTCGAGAAGATCTACGGCAACTTCTTCCCCAACTCGGATCCCAAGGTCTACGCCCGGCACGTCTTCCGCAGCTTCGACACCAACGACGACGGGACGCTGGACTTCCGGGAGTACATCATCGCCCTGCACCTCACCTCCTCCGGCAAGACCAACCTCAAGCTGGAGTGGGCCTTCTCCCTCTTCGACGTCGACCGCAACGGCGAGATCAGCAAGAGCGAGGTGCTGGAGATCATCACGGTGAGTCCGGGGCAAGGGGTGTGTGCTGTGAGCTTCCCTGCCGCAGTGCCCTGAGGGAGTGCTGTGAGCTTCCTCATGGCAGTGCCCTGAGGGAGTGCTGCGAGCCTCCTCATGGCAGTGTCCTGAGGGAGtgctgcaagcttccccacagcagtgccttGAGGTGGTGCtgcgagcttccccacagcagtgccctaacggggtgctgtgagcttccccacagcagtgccctgagGGGGTGAtgcgagcttccccacagcagtgccttGAGGTGGTGCtgcgagcttccccacagcagtgccctaacggggtgctgtgag encodes:
- the LOC117870228 gene encoding visinin-like, which gives rise to MGNSKSGALSKEILEDLKLNTKYSEDELCKWYESFQKQCPDGRISRAEFEKIYGNFFPNSDPKVYARHVFRSFDTNDDGTLDFREYIIALHLTSSGKTNLKLEWAFSLFDVDRNGEISKSEVLEIITVSPGQGVCAVSFPAAVP